A region of Bacillus cabrialesii DNA encodes the following proteins:
- a CDS encoding methylated-DNA--[protein]-cysteine S-methyltransferase, whose amino-acid sequence MNYYATAETPLGEFIIAEEDGRITRLFLSQEDWMDWKETVQTTEHKETPYLAEAKKQLHEYFAGERKTFALPLSQKGTPFQQKVWEALATIPYGESRSYADIAAAVGSPKAVRAVGQANKRNDLPIFVPCHRVIGKNSALTGYAGSKTDIKAFLLNIEQISYKEK is encoded by the coding sequence ATGAACTACTACGCGACAGCGGAAACGCCGCTCGGAGAATTTATTATTGCCGAGGAGGATGGTCGGATTACCCGTCTATTTCTCAGTCAGGAAGATTGGATGGATTGGAAAGAAACCGTTCAGACTACAGAGCACAAGGAAACACCTTATCTGGCAGAAGCGAAAAAACAGCTTCATGAGTATTTCGCCGGTGAAAGAAAGACATTCGCTCTGCCGCTCAGCCAAAAGGGCACCCCTTTTCAGCAAAAAGTGTGGGAAGCGTTGGCGACGATACCATACGGAGAATCCCGAAGCTATGCCGACATTGCCGCTGCGGTCGGCAGTCCGAAAGCGGTGCGTGCTGTCGGACAGGCTAATAAACGTAACGATCTGCCGATTTTTGTCCCGTGCCACAGAGTGATCGGCAAAAACAGCGCGTTAACAGGTTACGCCGGGAGCAAAACCGATATCAAAGCATTTTTGCTGAACATTGAGCAAATTTCCTATAAAGAAAAATAA